One window from the genome of Cucumis melo cultivar AY chromosome 10, USDA_Cmelo_AY_1.0, whole genome shotgun sequence encodes:
- the LOC103495073 gene encoding BAG family molecular chaperone regulator 1-like isoform X3 — translation MGFLSVSKINCNVKPKRNIEIKLKVQRKMVSIENQSQRVSELDIRPGGMLVQKRDFNSNPSFPTIKVKVKFGSSYHHIQINSHASFGELKKLLAEPTGLHPEEQKLIYKNKERNSKAYLDVARVQNGSKIVLVEDILSKERRCLEILKNQKFQISSNFLKEINLEVNKLFQEVGSVHLKACKDGRVYEKEVDDLIELLMRKLIQLDEIEVVGDLRLQRRQQVLV, via the exons atGGGTTTCCTCTCTGTCTCCAAAATAAATTGTAATGTGAAACCAAAGAGaaatatagaaattaaattaaaggttCAGCGAAAAATGGTTTCAATTGAAAATCAAAGTCAGAGAGTTTCAGAATTGGATATTAGACCTGGAGGAATGTTGGTTCAAAAGAGGGATTTTAATTCAAATCCTTCCTTCCCCACCATTAAAGTTAAGGTCAAATTTGGCTCTTCTTATCATCATATTCAAATCAACTCCCATGCAAGCTTTg GTGAATTGAAGAAGTTGTTGGCAGAGCCAACAGGGTTGCACCCAGAAGAGCAAAAGCTAATATACAAAAACAAAGAGAGGAATTCAAAAGCTTATCTAGATGTGGCAAGAGTTCAAAATGGCTCAAAAATTGTGTTGGTTGAAGACATTTTAAGCAAGGAAAGAAGATGCCTTGAAATtcttaaaaatcaaaagtttcaaatatccTCCAACTTCCTAAAAGAAATAAACTTGGAAGTCAATAAACTCTTTCAAGAG GTTGGATCCGTTCATTTGAAAGCTTGTAAAGATGGGAGAGTTTATGAAAAAGAAGTGGATGATTTGATTGAATTACTTATGAGAAAATTGATACAATTAGATGAAATTGAAGTCGTGGGAGATTTGAGACTACAAAGAAGACAACAG GTCTTGGTTTGA
- the LOC103495073 gene encoding BAG family molecular chaperone regulator 1-like isoform X2, translating into MGFLSVSKINCNVKPKRNIEIKLKVQRKMVSIENQSQRVSELDIRPGGMLVQKRDFNSNPSFPTIKVKVKFGSSYHHIQINSHASFGELKKLLAEPTGLHPEEQKLIYKNKERNSKAYLDVARVQNGSKIVLVEDILSKERRCLEILKNQKFQISSNFLKEINLEVNKLFQEVGSVHLKACKDGRVYEKEVDDLIELLMRKLIQLDEIEVVGDLRLQRRQQVSVFVA; encoded by the exons atGGGTTTCCTCTCTGTCTCCAAAATAAATTGTAATGTGAAACCAAAGAGaaatatagaaattaaattaaaggttCAGCGAAAAATGGTTTCAATTGAAAATCAAAGTCAGAGAGTTTCAGAATTGGATATTAGACCTGGAGGAATGTTGGTTCAAAAGAGGGATTTTAATTCAAATCCTTCCTTCCCCACCATTAAAGTTAAGGTCAAATTTGGCTCTTCTTATCATCATATTCAAATCAACTCCCATGCAAGCTTTg GTGAATTGAAGAAGTTGTTGGCAGAGCCAACAGGGTTGCACCCAGAAGAGCAAAAGCTAATATACAAAAACAAAGAGAGGAATTCAAAAGCTTATCTAGATGTGGCAAGAGTTCAAAATGGCTCAAAAATTGTGTTGGTTGAAGACATTTTAAGCAAGGAAAGAAGATGCCTTGAAATtcttaaaaatcaaaagtttcaaatatccTCCAACTTCCTAAAAGAAATAAACTTGGAAGTCAATAAACTCTTTCAAGAG GTTGGATCCGTTCATTTGAAAGCTTGTAAAGATGGGAGAGTTTATGAAAAAGAAGTGGATGATTTGATTGAATTACTTATGAGAAAATTGATACAATTAGATGAAATTGAAGTCGTGGGAGATTTGAGACTACAAAGAAGACAACAG gTCTCGGTTTTCGTGGCCTAA
- the LOC103495073 gene encoding BAG family molecular chaperone regulator 1-like isoform X1: MGFLSVSKINCNVKPKRNIEIKLKVQRKMVSIENQSQRVSELDIRPGGMLVQKRDFNSNPSFPTIKVKVKFGSSYHHIQINSHASFGELKKLLAEPTGLHPEEQKLIYKNKERNSKAYLDVARVQNGSKIVLVEDILSKERRCLEILKNQKFQISSNFLKEINLEVNKLFQEVGSVHLKACKDGRVYEKEVDDLIELLMRKLIQLDEIEVVGDLRLQRRQQVREVQKQIESLDMMKLQYCTTLNSKNEIGNSKNGGFISTIKAKQNLKPKQQCLRVLKEAPRNSEPVVVTTKWETFD, encoded by the exons atGGGTTTCCTCTCTGTCTCCAAAATAAATTGTAATGTGAAACCAAAGAGaaatatagaaattaaattaaaggttCAGCGAAAAATGGTTTCAATTGAAAATCAAAGTCAGAGAGTTTCAGAATTGGATATTAGACCTGGAGGAATGTTGGTTCAAAAGAGGGATTTTAATTCAAATCCTTCCTTCCCCACCATTAAAGTTAAGGTCAAATTTGGCTCTTCTTATCATCATATTCAAATCAACTCCCATGCAAGCTTTg GTGAATTGAAGAAGTTGTTGGCAGAGCCAACAGGGTTGCACCCAGAAGAGCAAAAGCTAATATACAAAAACAAAGAGAGGAATTCAAAAGCTTATCTAGATGTGGCAAGAGTTCAAAATGGCTCAAAAATTGTGTTGGTTGAAGACATTTTAAGCAAGGAAAGAAGATGCCTTGAAATtcttaaaaatcaaaagtttcaaatatccTCCAACTTCCTAAAAGAAATAAACTTGGAAGTCAATAAACTCTTTCAAGAG GTTGGATCCGTTCATTTGAAAGCTTGTAAAGATGGGAGAGTTTATGAAAAAGAAGTGGATGATTTGATTGAATTACTTATGAGAAAATTGATACAATTAGATGAAATTGAAGTCGTGGGAGATTTGAGACTACAAAGAAGACAACAG GTGAGAGAAGTTCAAAAGCAAATTGAAAGTCTTGACATGATGAAGCTACAATATTGTACCACTCTTAATAGCAAAAATGAAATTGGAAACTCAAAAAATGGTGGTTTTATTTCAACTATAAAGGCAAAGCAAAATTTGAAGCCAAAGCAGCAATGTTTGAGAGTACTGAAGGAAGCTCCAAGGAATTCTGAACCTGTGGTGGTGACAACTAAATGGGAAACTTTTGATTAG